From Rhizobium favelukesii, the proteins below share one genomic window:
- a CDS encoding nucleoside deaminase yields MELALDQARAAGERGEVPIGAVLVIDGAVIAASGNRTRELNDVTAHAEVAVIRMACDELGQERLTGADLYVTLEPCTMCAAAISFARIRRLYYGAEDPKGGAVDNGVRFYTQPTCHHAPDVYSGLQETTSADILRTFFARKRDVP; encoded by the coding sequence ATGGAGCTGGCGCTCGACCAGGCCCGCGCCGCCGGAGAGCGCGGCGAGGTGCCGATCGGAGCGGTTCTGGTGATTGACGGGGCCGTGATCGCGGCATCCGGCAATCGTACGCGCGAGCTCAACGATGTGACCGCGCATGCCGAAGTCGCCGTCATTCGCATGGCTTGCGACGAGCTTGGCCAAGAGCGCCTGACCGGCGCCGATCTCTATGTGACGCTGGAGCCGTGCACGATGTGTGCCGCGGCCATTTCCTTCGCCCGCATTCGCAGGCTCTACTACGGTGCGGAGGACCCGAAGGGCGGGGCCGTCGACAACGGCGTACGCTTCTACACGCAACCGACATGCCATCACGCGCCGGACGTGTATTCCGGTTTGCAGGAGACGACATCCGCCGATATCCTGCGCACGTTCTTCGCGCGAAAACGGGATGTGCCATGA